The segment GTGTCCGGGCTGGTCGCCGCGCTCACCGGGATGGGGCTGTGCGTCGGCATGACCAGCAACGGCGAGCGCGGCCGCCAGGTGATGCCGGACTGCTCGGCGGCCGGGCTCGACCGGGTCAACGTCTCCGTCTTCGGTACGACCGCCGAGGAGCTCCGGGCGGTCCAGCACCCCGGGCGCTTCGCTGCGGCAGGCCCGGCCGGGGCGAAGGTCAGGGCGGCGTCGCAGACGGTCCGGGCCGCGGTCTCCCACGGGGTGAAGGCGTCGGTGAACATCGTCGTTCCCGGGCCTGAGCACGTGGACCGGGTGGTCAACCTGGTCGAGGCGTACGGCCAGTTCGCCGACGTGCGGATGCTCACCAGCCTCCAGGACGGCGCGCGGTCGCTCGACGCGATCTCCGAGGTGCTGTCCAGGGTCGGGGCGGAGCCGGTGCTCCGGACCTTCACCGCCGGCACCTCCGACGAGCGGACGCTCTACCGGGCGCTCGGCGGCCGGGCCGTGCACGTCAAGCGGCTGCTGCCGGTGCGGCTCCCGGACACCTGCGCGTCATGCCGGTTCGACAACGGCACGGACTGCCAGGAGGGGTACTACGGGATCCGGCTCTACCTCACCGAGGAGGAGG is part of the Kitasatospora setae KM-6054 genome and harbors:
- a CDS encoding radical SAM protein, translated to MTQQPAVRIVRDRSIRLKVIDECGLACTFCHSEGTPVTADNRGRTALPFAAGPGRSGRVSIYGGTNGVRFLAARMEPDRAFRRAVRTVAKAFDAGEVHLTGGEPTLHPEVSGLVAALTGMGLCVGMTSNGERGRQVMPDCSAAGLDRVNVSVFGTTAEELRAVQHPGRFAAAGPAGAKVRAASQTVRAAVSHGVKASVNIVVPGPEHVDRVVNLVEAYGQFADVRMLTSLQDGARSLDAISEVLSRVGAEPVLRTFTAGTSDERTLYRALGGRAVHVKRLLPVRLPDTCASCRFDNGTDCQEGYYGIRLYLTEEEEYTVGVCIQRMDLCVPVAELPGGGIVAEVRTFKESEVRRLTRRYGAG